The Dehalococcoidia bacterium genome has a window encoding:
- the tpx gene encoding thiol peroxidase has protein sequence MSQIEERPGVVTFRGNPLTLLGPDLQVGQPAPDFRVVNLDLKPVKLSDFAGKTVLLTVSLSLDTPVCDTQGKKFNELAAQAPGEVVIANITVDLPFALRRWCGATGVQNIRVWSDYQDHDFGLKYGVLIKELKLLARSVWIIDKDGVIRYKEIVPEVTQEPNYEAALQALHQTTGG, from the coding sequence ATGAGCCAAATAGAGGAGCGACCAGGCGTAGTGACCTTCCGGGGCAACCCCCTCACCCTCCTGGGGCCTGACCTGCAGGTGGGACAGCCGGCCCCCGACTTCCGGGTGGTGAACTTGGACCTGAAGCCGGTGAAGCTCTCGGACTTCGCTGGCAAGACAGTCCTCCTCACCGTATCCCTCTCCCTGGATACGCCGGTGTGCGATACCCAGGGGAAGAAGTTCAACGAGCTGGCAGCCCAGGCCCCTGGCGAGGTGGTCATCGCCAACATCACCGTCGACCTCCCCTTCGCCCTGCGGCGGTGGTGCGGCGCCACGGGGGTCCAAAACATCCGGGTCTGGAGCGATTACCAGGACCACGACTTCGGCCTCAAGTACGGGGTGCTCATCAAGGAGCTGAAGCTCCTGGCGCGCTCCGTCTGGATCATCGACAAGGATGGGGTCATCCGCTATAAGGAGATTGTGCCGGAGGTGACCCAGGAGCCCAACTACGAAGCGGCCCTGCAGGCCCTCCACCAGACCACGGGAGGCTAG
- a CDS encoding ABC transporter ATP-binding protein, translating to MSTVPALLVEDLWAGYDGHTALEGVSFVIEEGCMAGLVGPNGSGKSTLLRAILGLHRPWRGRVLVFGGPPDRRQMGYMPQVEVADWAMPITALDVALMGRYGRLGLLRRPGRRDREKAMEALDRVGMAHKARCRLQELSGGEQRRVLIARALAQEARLLLLDEPFAGLDAPAQHELLHLFQGLRGEGRTLLVATHDLSCVATHFDHAVFLNRRVVAFGPIGEVLNEDVLQKTFQRHLLLVREGGIYAEHS from the coding sequence ATGAGCACTGTCCCTGCCCTGCTGGTGGAGGACCTGTGGGCCGGCTACGATGGCCATACCGCCCTGGAGGGGGTCTCCTTCGTTATTGAGGAGGGTTGTATGGCTGGCCTGGTGGGCCCCAATGGCTCGGGCAAGTCCACCCTCCTGCGGGCCATCCTGGGGCTCCACCGTCCCTGGCGGGGGCGGGTGCTGGTCTTTGGGGGCCCCCCTGATAGGCGGCAGATGGGCTACATGCCCCAGGTGGAGGTGGCCGATTGGGCCATGCCCATCACTGCTCTGGACGTGGCCCTCATGGGCCGCTATGGCCGCCTGGGCCTCCTGCGACGCCCCGGCCGCCGTGACCGTGAGAAGGCCATGGAGGCCCTGGATCGGGTGGGCATGGCCCATAAGGCCCGTTGCCGCCTCCAGGAGCTATCGGGCGGGGAGCAGAGGCGGGTCCTTATCGCCAGGGCCCTGGCCCAGGAGGCCCGCCTCCTACTCCTAGACGAGCCCTTCGCTGGCTTGGATGCCCCTGCCCAGCATGAGCTTTTGCACCTCTTCCAGGGCCTAAGAGGTGAGGGGCGCACCCTTCTGGTGGCCACCCACGACCTGAGCTGCGTGGCCACCCACTTCGACCATGCCGTCTTCCTCAATCGGCGGGTGGTGGCCTTCGGGCCCATCGGTGAGGTCCTCAACGAGGACGTATTGCAGAAGACGTTCCAGCGTCACCTCCTCCTGGTGCGGGAAGGGGGCATATATGCTGAGCATAGCTGA
- a CDS encoding metal ABC transporter substrate-binding protein, whose amino-acid sequence MILGITSCRSGGDAEVTAVATTPIIADLARAVAGERVAVISLIPAGADPHTFEMGPSVVRQVAQARLILANGLGLEGQLLQAVMANKRPDALLVLLGERLAPNATDPHLWLDPTMASGYVREMARALAEVDPEGASFYQQREQAFQERLQALDRFLWEQVAAVPLENRELVATHAAFHWLAQRYGLREVGYLVTGPEEEPGAGALATLRERILAQGVPAVFVEPQLEAEDRALASLASDLGLPVCTLYSDAFTKEVSSYLAMMEFNGRELRRCLGGGR is encoded by the coding sequence ATGATACTAGGTATCACCAGTTGCCGTTCGGGCGGCGATGCTGAGGTGACGGCGGTGGCCACCACCCCTATCATCGCCGACCTAGCACGGGCCGTGGCTGGGGAGAGGGTGGCTGTGATATCGCTCATCCCAGCCGGGGCCGACCCCCACACTTTCGAGATGGGGCCCTCGGTTGTGCGGCAGGTGGCCCAGGCTCGCCTTATACTGGCCAACGGCCTAGGCTTGGAAGGGCAGCTCCTGCAGGCCGTCATGGCCAACAAGAGGCCCGACGCCCTTCTGGTGCTGCTGGGGGAGAGGCTGGCCCCCAACGCCACCGACCCCCATCTGTGGCTGGACCCTACCATGGCTTCTGGGTATGTGAGGGAGATGGCGAGGGCCCTAGCGGAGGTGGACCCGGAAGGCGCTTCCTTCTACCAACAGAGGGAGCAGGCCTTCCAGGAGAGACTTCAGGCGCTGGACCGGTTCCTTTGGGAGCAGGTGGCAGCCGTGCCCCTTGAGAACCGGGAGCTGGTGGCCACCCATGCTGCCTTCCATTGGCTGGCTCAGCGGTATGGGCTGAGGGAGGTGGGCTATTTGGTGACTGGGCCTGAGGAGGAGCCGGGGGCGGGGGCTTTGGCTACCCTGCGGGAGCGCATATTGGCCCAGGGGGTGCCAGCCGTCTTCGTGGAGCCCCAGCTGGAGGCCGAGGACAGGGCCCTGGCCTCGTTAGCCTCCGACCTGGGCCTGCCCGTGTGCACCCTCTACTCGGACGCCTTCACCAAAGAGGTGTCTTCCTACCTGGCGATGATGGAGTTCAACGGCCGGGAGCTGCGCCGCTGCCTAGGAGGAGGGAGATGA
- a CDS encoding DUF4268 domain-containing protein codes for MSKIARLMPVPLRELWGHEALRFTRWLAENLDYLNEITGLTLTLVEWEASVGDFKADLLAEDEQGNLVVVECQLEKTDHDHLGKLLTYMSNMGAAVGIWITSQPRPEHEKAVHWLNEILPADKAFYLVQVEAYRIEDSPPAPKFTVIAGPSEQARQAGDVSKRMAERHRLYQRFWQSLLERAKGRTLLHANIKPGISHWLSAGAGKSGLLYNYVILMDAARVELFIFTGDAEANKRYFDRLYEHKEAIEQAFGAPLEWLRLDDKRASRIAYSIKKGRLRDEGTWPELQEAMIDAMIRLEKALAPHIRSL; via the coding sequence GTGAGCAAAATCGCTCGTCTCATGCCCGTCCCTTTGCGCGAACTCTGGGGGCATGAGGCGTTGCGCTTCACTCGCTGGCTGGCGGAGAACCTTGATTATCTGAACGAGATCACTGGACTGACACTGACCCTCGTCGAGTGGGAAGCTAGCGTGGGAGACTTTAAGGCTGACCTTCTGGCGGAGGATGAGCAGGGAAATCTGGTCGTCGTCGAGTGCCAGTTGGAGAAGACCGACCACGATCATCTGGGCAAACTGCTGACTTACATGAGCAACATGGGCGCGGCCGTTGGCATCTGGATCACCTCCCAGCCACGGCCCGAGCATGAGAAGGCGGTCCACTGGCTCAACGAGATCCTGCCTGCTGACAAGGCCTTCTACCTGGTCCAGGTAGAAGCCTACCGCATTGAAGACTCACCGCCCGCGCCCAAATTCACCGTCATCGCCGGCCCCAGCGAACAGGCCCGCCAAGCCGGCGACGTGAGCAAGCGAATGGCCGAGAGGCACCGCTTGTACCAGCGATTTTGGCAAAGCCTCCTTGAGCGGGCCAAAGGTAGGACGCTTCTGCACGCAAACATTAAGCCAGGGATATCACACTGGCTAAGCGCGGGGGCAGGGAAAAGTGGCCTTCTCTATAACTACGTGATCCTTATGGACGCAGCGCGGGTCGAGCTTTTTATTTTCACCGGTGATGCCGAAGCCAACAAACGCTATTTCGACCGACTTTACGAACACAAGGAGGCCATTGAGCAAGCCTTCGGCGCGCCGCTCGAGTGGCTCCGCCTAGACGACAAACGGGCCTCGCGCATCGCCTATAGCATCAAAAAAGGCAGGCTGAGAGACGAGGGGACCTGGCCCGAACTGCAGGAGGCCATGATTGACGCCATGATCCGTCTCGAGAAAGCCCTTGCGCCGCATATCAGGAGCTTATAA
- a CDS encoding metal ABC transporter permease yields the protein MLSIADALTEPWRLEFMQRALVATALASATAAVVGCYVVLRGMAFLGDALPHATFSGVAAAFLLGGNVYLGGAVAAVLASLLMGLLGRRGLLKHDTAVGVVLAMAFALGLLLASRRANYAVNLSSFIFGSPLAVGWGDIWAVAAIGGGVLALVALFWKELLVTTYDPAMAAALGIPVALVEQGLMLAVALCAVVALKAVGIVLVMALLVVPAATTQLLARSLPAMMAMAVGVGLLSSLVGLYLAYYADVSPSASVVLTAAAIFFLTLLARRGPRLLIRRAP from the coding sequence ATGCTGAGCATAGCTGATGCCTTGACCGAGCCTTGGCGGCTAGAGTTCATGCAGCGGGCCCTGGTGGCCACTGCCCTGGCCAGCGCCACGGCGGCGGTGGTGGGATGCTACGTGGTATTGCGGGGCATGGCCTTCCTAGGGGATGCCCTTCCTCACGCTACCTTCAGCGGTGTGGCCGCTGCTTTCCTCTTGGGGGGCAACGTCTACCTAGGAGGGGCGGTGGCTGCTGTCCTGGCCTCCCTCCTCATGGGGCTTTTGGGGCGGCGCGGCCTCCTCAAGCACGATACGGCTGTAGGGGTGGTGTTGGCCATGGCCTTCGCTTTGGGCCTCTTGTTGGCCAGCCGCCGCGCCAATTACGCCGTCAACCTCTCGTCCTTCATCTTCGGCAGCCCTTTGGCCGTCGGTTGGGGGGATATCTGGGCTGTGGCGGCCATCGGCGGCGGGGTCCTGGCCTTGGTGGCCCTTTTCTGGAAGGAGCTGTTGGTGACCACCTATGACCCGGCCATGGCCGCTGCCCTGGGGATACCGGTAGCCCTGGTGGAGCAGGGGCTCATGCTGGCGGTGGCCCTTTGCGCAGTGGTGGCCCTGAAGGCCGTGGGCATCGTCCTAGTGATGGCCCTGCTGGTGGTACCGGCAGCCACCACACAGCTGTTGGCCAGGAGCCTTCCGGCCATGATGGCCATGGCGGTGGGGGTGGGGCTTTTGTCCTCCCTGGTGGGCCTCTACCTGGCCTACTACGCCGACGTCTCCCCTAGCGCCTCCGTGGTGCTTACTGCGGCTGCCATCTTCTTCCTGACGCTCCTGGCGCGGCGGGGGCCTCGCCTCCTCATCAGGAGGGCTCCATAA
- a CDS encoding TldD/PmbA family protein: MLSLRELEEAARKALEFLGTQEDVEEAEVFISCNGILHCRLNYTSHIPSNGVEEPKSLENFGIGLRVVLRRQGGEERLVGFGSEPGDLSLEGVRLALEKARRGAVVDPEFTTLPRPTGEPRRLWSYHDPRIMDLGEAELVDLGWRVVRQGLRAFQAAEPIIHRDPQELALILGGDVTVLQERMAICSTHMPQVQTDESTLILSFITAMVEGEGSKGSGYDAVTHLGQFTGEAGREAAENAIRGMGGVRVPGGSYRVVLGRQAFMDLLENLIIPGLSLGTFYAAASPFLGRLGQQVASTKLTIIDDGAAPGLAASKGITCEGLPTGRTELIRDGVLVGLLSNYYESQRILRDPRAREKLGVDPHEWRHALTPRNGFRFARGGGRHYDSQPGIHATNIIIPGDMSHQDLLRVVGDGLYIGRIWYTYPVNGLRAGDFTATVVGDSFVIRGGQLAEPIRPNTLRINDNIHRVLQGILGVGREARPTIVWAADEIVYAPEIAVEALEVQPIAHFMEPS; this comes from the coding sequence ATGCTCTCCCTAAGGGAGCTGGAGGAGGCGGCTAGGAAGGCCCTGGAGTTCCTCGGGACCCAGGAGGACGTGGAGGAGGCGGAGGTATTCATCTCCTGCAATGGCATCCTCCATTGCCGCCTCAACTATACCTCCCATATCCCTAGCAACGGCGTCGAGGAACCCAAGTCCCTGGAGAACTTCGGCATCGGCCTACGGGTAGTCCTGCGCCGACAGGGAGGGGAGGAGAGGCTAGTGGGCTTCGGGTCGGAGCCTGGCGATTTGTCCCTAGAGGGGGTGCGGTTGGCCTTGGAGAAGGCCCGCCGCGGGGCGGTAGTCGACCCCGAGTTCACAACTTTACCCCGGCCCACAGGAGAGCCGCGGCGCCTATGGAGCTACCACGACCCCCGGATCATGGACCTGGGCGAGGCCGAGCTGGTGGACCTGGGCTGGCGAGTGGTGCGCCAAGGCCTGCGCGCCTTTCAGGCTGCTGAGCCCATCATCCACAGGGACCCCCAAGAGCTGGCCCTTATCCTGGGAGGGGACGTCACCGTCCTTCAGGAGCGGATGGCCATATGCTCCACCCACATGCCCCAGGTGCAGACAGATGAATCGACCCTCATCCTCTCCTTCATCACGGCCATGGTAGAGGGGGAAGGGAGCAAGGGCTCCGGCTACGATGCTGTCACCCACCTGGGCCAGTTCACAGGCGAGGCGGGCCGGGAGGCGGCGGAGAACGCCATCCGCGGCATGGGGGGAGTGCGGGTGCCCGGGGGAAGCTATCGGGTGGTGCTAGGTCGCCAGGCCTTCATGGACCTCCTGGAGAACCTCATCATCCCTGGCCTATCCCTCGGCACCTTTTATGCCGCTGCCTCCCCCTTCCTGGGCCGGCTAGGCCAACAGGTGGCCTCCACCAAGCTAACCATCATCGATGACGGGGCCGCCCCTGGCCTGGCTGCCTCCAAAGGCATCACTTGTGAAGGCCTCCCCACTGGCCGAACGGAGCTTATCCGCGACGGGGTGCTAGTGGGGCTACTCTCCAACTACTACGAATCCCAGCGTATCCTGAGGGACCCTCGGGCACGGGAGAAGCTGGGAGTGGACCCTCACGAATGGCGTCACGCCCTGACGCCCCGCAACGGCTTCCGCTTCGCCCGTGGTGGTGGCCGCCACTACGACTCCCAGCCGGGGATCCACGCCACCAACATCATCATCCCGGGGGACATGAGCCACCAAGATCTCCTGCGCGTGGTGGGTGACGGCCTGTACATCGGTCGCATCTGGTATACGTATCCCGTCAATGGTCTGCGGGCGGGCGACTTCACGGCCACCGTGGTGGGCGACTCCTTCGTCATCAGGGGTGGCCAGCTGGCCGAGCCCATACGCCCCAACACCCTACGCATCAACGATAACATCCACCGCGTCCTGCAGGGGATCCTGGGTGTGGGACGCGAGGCCCGCCCTACCATCGTGTGGGCCGCCGATGAGATCGTCTATGCCCCGGAGATAGCGGTAGAGGCCCTAGAGGTGCAGCCCATTGCCCACTTTATGGAGCCCTCCTGA
- a CDS encoding Fur family transcriptional regulator has protein sequence MAVLEELERALVAKGVRITPPRRAVLAAIASQGEQFTADDVLKKTPGAGRATVFRTIRLLNRLGLLCRVLQEDGRLRYSVAGSRRHHHHLVCLGCGRVQDLDECALAPLSNIIARRTGYSVEGHWLEIYGRCLQCQEVSTRR, from the coding sequence ATGGCTGTCCTGGAGGAGCTGGAGAGGGCCCTGGTTGCCAAGGGGGTGCGCATCACGCCGCCGCGAAGGGCCGTTTTGGCAGCCATAGCATCGCAGGGTGAGCAGTTCACGGCCGATGACGTCCTCAAGAAGACGCCCGGAGCTGGCCGGGCCACCGTCTTTCGCACCATCCGCCTCCTGAACCGCCTGGGCCTATTGTGTCGTGTCCTTCAGGAGGACGGACGGCTGCGCTATTCGGTGGCGGGGAGCCGCCGTCATCACCACCATCTGGTGTGCCTAGGGTGCGGGCGAGTGCAGGACCTGGATGAGTGCGCCCTGGCGCCCTTAAGCAACATCATCGCCCGGCGCACCGGCTACAGTGTGGAGGGCCACTGGCTGGAGATCTATGGGCGTTGCCTGCAGTGCCAGGAGGTGAGCACTAGGAGATGA
- a CDS encoding SDR family NAD(P)-dependent oxidoreductase, giving the protein MGLEGAVAVVTGASRGIGKATAIALAREGATVVVTARSAEGAPSKLPGTIHETARLIQEAGGRALAIPCNVADEGEVEAMARRVLEELGRVDILINNAGVSYPASFLETPIKRWDLVLNVNLRGTVLCTKAFLPHMVERGSGKVINVSSGAAANLEVAVGAGLLSYSVAKAAIEQLTRGLALEVKDKGVAVNCLRIEMSVVTEGWTYLNPDLDYSTWEKPETVAQAMVWLAQQPTSFTGHVLTVGEIKERMAAGGP; this is encoded by the coding sequence ATGGGTCTGGAGGGAGCAGTCGCCGTTGTCACGGGGGCGTCGCGGGGCATAGGGAAGGCTACCGCCATAGCCCTGGCGCGGGAGGGTGCCACGGTAGTGGTGACAGCCCGCTCTGCTGAGGGTGCCCCCAGCAAGCTGCCAGGCACCATCCATGAGACGGCCCGGCTCATCCAGGAGGCAGGAGGCCGGGCCCTGGCCATCCCCTGCAACGTGGCCGATGAGGGAGAGGTGGAGGCCATGGCCCGCCGTGTTCTGGAGGAGCTGGGGCGGGTGGACATCCTCATAAACAACGCCGGGGTGAGCTACCCAGCTTCCTTCCTAGAGACGCCCATAAAGCGCTGGGACCTAGTGCTGAACGTCAATCTGAGGGGCACCGTGCTGTGCACCAAGGCCTTCCTCCCCCACATGGTGGAGCGAGGAAGCGGCAAGGTTATCAACGTCTCCTCTGGGGCGGCGGCCAATCTGGAGGTGGCGGTGGGGGCCGGCCTTCTCTCTTACTCGGTGGCCAAGGCGGCCATCGAGCAGCTGACCCGTGGCCTGGCCCTGGAGGTGAAGGACAAAGGGGTAGCCGTCAACTGTCTGCGCATCGAGATGAGCGTGGTGACGGAGGGGTGGACATACCTGAACCCCGACCTGGACTATTCCACCTGGGAGAAGCCTGAGACGGTGGCCCAGGCCATGGTTTGGCTGGCCCAACAGCCCACCTCCTTCACCGGCCACGTCCTCACCGTGGGCGAGATCAAGGAACGCATGGCGGCGGGAGGCCCATGA